The sequence CTGACTTACTTTCATGTAAAGGCTCTATAACTTTCTGTGAAAGCAGAACATGTGAACGGTTCACTTGCATGTTCACAATATCATATTCATTCTCAAAGCTTGTACAAGCCGGAAGAACGATATCTGAAAAATCTACACTTGGATTGTGGAAAGGATCAATCGTCACAACAAAATCTAGTGTATTAATCCAATCGATCGTTTTACTCAAATTAGCAAAATGCTGTTGCAGTGTATTGCCGATATTAATAACAGCTTTTACAGAGTTTGGTTTTTCACGCATGTCTGGTGTTGTCATCTCAAGTGGCGTCGCTTTAAACTCTGGTGGCAGCTCCCATGTTCCTAAAGTAGCTCCCCATGATGTCCCATGGAATAAAGCGTTTCCAACAGCACCACCAGCTCGTCCAATATTACCCGTTAAGGCACCAAGAATCGCTCCTGTATGACCAGTAATATCTGCATTCATATACTTATCTCCACCGCCAAATCCCCATCCAAGGACGGCCGGGCCACGAGTCGCATAATCTTTCGTTAGTTCATAAATGATATTTTCATCAATTTCTGTTTTTTCAGCTGCCCATTTAAGGGTATATTCCTTTTGATTTTCTTTTAATGAAGTAAATACGGTTTTTACTTTTACCCCATTAACCGTAAACTCCCCTTCTAAAGTTGCTTTCACACCGTCAGCATGGTAAGGCTTTGGAGAATTACTGTTTTCATCCCAAACAAGGAATGGATTGTTTTCTCCACCTTCTTCAGCATCATTAACCTTTAATAATTGTTGATTATCTTGTCTGACTAAAAACGGTGAGGATGTATTTTTCACTAAGTAATCGTGATCATACCAATTGTTATTTAGGATAATGCTAACCATTCCAAGCAATAGAGCCGCATCTGTACCAGGTTTAATGGCAATCCATTGATCCGATTTAGAAGCAGTTGTTGTATATGTAGGATCAATCGAGATAATTTTTGCTCCCGCTTCTTTTGCTTTGAAGAAGAACTTTGAATCTGTAAGACTTGTTTCAAGTGTATTACATCCTAATAGAATGATTGTACTTGAGTTTACCCAGTCCGATGTTTCGTTCTGTACATAACCATAGGCCTGTCCGCCGATACATTCTTCCAACCCATTCGCTAAGCCAATGTCGATGCCACTTTCAATAGCAAATTGTGCACCTAGAAGCGATGGCAAGAACGGAT is a genomic window of Niallia sp. XMNu-256 containing:
- a CDS encoding molybdopterin-dependent oxidoreductase, translating into MTISRRNFIKAGAAGTTALGISGSLFSKKWFQTAAAKDQQPAEKLAYTYHTTNCGGRCAFECTVRDGKLVKIVPNNWTDKRFSTVCLKGLSELERIYSPDRLQTPLKRVGERGEGKFIPISWDEALTTIADKLKDLKSKHGGESILFSCSTTVEYAYPFLPSLLGAQFAIESGIDIGLANGLEECIGGQAYGYVQNETSDWVNSSTIILLGCNTLETSLTDSKFFFKAKEAGAKIISIDPTYTTTASKSDQWIAIKPGTDAALLLGMVSIILNNNWYDHDYLVKNTSSPFLVRQDNQQLLKVNDAEEGGENNPFLVWDENSNSPKPYHADGVKATLEGEFTVNGVKVKTVFTSLKENQKEYTLKWAAEKTEIDENIIYELTKDYATRGPAVLGWGFGGGDKYMNADITGHTGAILGALTGNIGRAGGAVGNALFHGTSWGATLGTWELPPEFKATPLEMTTPDMREKPNSVKAVINIGNTLQQHFANLSKTIDWINTLDFVVTIDPFHNPSVDFSDIVLPACTSFENEYDIVNMQVNRSHVLLSQKVIEPLHESKSDFQIEKELAQKLGYAQYLPKTPEEYQRARLNSDDPALKGITIESLLKNNCIERLKVPDEPYRGFMNQEYKTPSKKMELYHEKLAEDHQALPNFEEAGEASKDNPLRKKYPLLFSQAHTKYRVHSQFTNAKWINQIDPGPRLEMNPKDAQGRDIKTGDIVEVFNDRGSFKANCKLTESLRPGQIRLYEGWWTKHMEGGNLQNVTNDKLNPRQYKLRYGPVIPFNDTLVEVKKI